A genomic stretch from Campylobacter lari subsp. concheus includes:
- a CDS encoding DMT family transporter — protein MLRIVKKNLGIYFMIIASIEFALVGACAKILSEELSSIEIMFFRNIIGTAFMLYALSKLNFHKSGGRLGLLIFRGVIGTIALYLFFYNVSNISLGGAFAFQKTAPIFIALIAFLFFKESLGLKACFGILIAFIGVLLICQPFADSTTHSGFDLKNSILGILSGFCAALALTSVRELRKSYPAPFIALSFVLIGTLMPLMSMIIGSFYEIKELDFLIAPFVMPSFKAWIFIILMGVFGAMYQIHVTKAYGVAKKAGVVAGVSYIDVVFTLFLGILLGDEFPSLMVFVGIFSIVIGGIILVSKQIKGNKNGK, from the coding sequence ATGTTAAGAATAGTTAAAAAAAATTTAGGTATATATTTTATGATTATTGCTTCCATAGAATTTGCACTTGTAGGCGCTTGTGCAAAAATTCTTAGTGAAGAATTATCATCGATTGAAATTATGTTTTTTAGAAATATCATAGGCACAGCTTTTATGCTTTATGCGCTTTCAAAATTAAATTTTCATAAAAGCGGCGGTCGTTTGGGTTTGCTTATTTTTAGAGGTGTTATAGGAACGATTGCCTTATATCTTTTCTTTTATAATGTTTCTAATATTTCTTTGGGTGGGGCTTTTGCTTTTCAAAAAACAGCACCGATTTTTATAGCTTTAATTGCTTTTTTATTTTTTAAAGAAAGTTTAGGGCTAAAAGCTTGTTTTGGGATTTTGATTGCTTTTATAGGGGTATTGTTAATTTGTCAGCCTTTTGCAGATAGTACTACGCATTCAGGTTTTGATTTGAAAAATAGCATTTTGGGAATTTTAAGTGGTTTTTGTGCAGCCTTGGCGCTAACTAGCGTAAGAGAGCTAAGAAAATCATATCCAGCGCCTTTTATAGCCTTATCTTTTGTTTTAATTGGTACTTTAATGCCTTTAATGTCTATGATTATAGGTTCTTTTTATGAAATAAAAGAACTTGATTTTTTAATTGCTCCTTTTGTGATGCCTAGTTTTAAAGCTTGGATTTTTATTATTTTAATGGGTGTTTTTGGAGCAATGTATCAAATTCATGTTACCAAAGCTTATGGGGTGGCGAAAAAGGCAGGAGTTGTTGCTGGGGTTAGTTATATAGATGTAGTTTTTACTTTATTTTTGGGCATATTATTAGGAGATGAATTTCCTAGTTTGATGGTTTTTGTAGGGATTTTTAGCATTGTTATAGGAGGAATTATTTTGGTTAGTAAGCAAATAAAAGGAAATAAAAATGGAAAATAA
- the der gene encoding ribosome biogenesis GTPase Der encodes MQSIILIGKPNVGKSSLFNRLARKRIAITSDISGTTRDTNKIEVEIDGKRALLIDSGGLDESNELFKNVKANSLKTAKNSDIIFYMVDGKFLPDDEDKAFFYEMKKLNKPIALVINKIDNKKDEERSWEFSNFGVKEVFNISVTHNIGIDELCMWAGKFLNESFLNADEEEDFESYLENFDENSGDFKLKTINENHIKVGIIGRVNVGKSSLLNALVKEERSVVSDIAGTTIDPVNESIIHKDRIIEFVDTAGIRKRGKIQGLERYALNRTEYALANAQIALLVLDAAEGFNELDERIAGLAAKHCLGVIIVLNKWDKSELDFDKTLKELKLDRFKFLAYAPVVSVSALSGKRVHVLLDKILEVFANFTQKIPTAKLNALVEEATRAHPLPHDYGKLVKIYYAVQYDLAPPKIALIMNRPKALHFSYKRYLQNQIRKQFNFEGVPLILASRKKGSKDEQEG; translated from the coding sequence ATGCAAAGTATTATTTTAATAGGAAAACCAAATGTCGGCAAATCAAGTCTTTTTAATAGACTTGCAAGAAAACGCATAGCTATCACCAGTGATATCAGTGGAACTACAAGAGATACTAATAAAATAGAAGTGGAAATTGATGGTAAAAGAGCCTTATTGATAGATAGTGGTGGACTTGATGAGAGCAATGAGCTTTTTAAAAATGTTAAAGCAAATTCATTAAAAACTGCTAAAAATAGTGATATTATCTTTTATATGGTAGATGGAAAATTTTTACCTGATGATGAAGATAAAGCTTTTTTTTATGAAATGAAAAAACTCAACAAGCCTATAGCCTTAGTGATTAATAAAATAGATAATAAAAAAGATGAAGAAAGATCTTGGGAATTTTCTAATTTTGGCGTGAAAGAAGTTTTTAATATCTCTGTTACACATAATATAGGTATTGATGAGCTTTGCATGTGGGCTGGTAAGTTTTTAAATGAAAGCTTTTTAAATGCAGATGAAGAAGAAGACTTTGAAAGTTATTTAGAAAATTTTGATGAAAATAGCGGAGATTTTAAGCTAAAAACCATCAATGAAAACCATATTAAAGTAGGAATTATCGGCAGGGTAAATGTAGGAAAATCCAGTCTTTTAAATGCTTTAGTTAAAGAAGAACGTAGCGTGGTAAGTGATATAGCAGGCACTACAATTGATCCTGTTAATGAAAGCATTATTCATAAAGATAGAATCATTGAGTTTGTAGATACAGCAGGAATTAGAAAACGCGGGAAAATACAAGGTTTGGAGCGTTATGCGCTAAATAGAACTGAATACGCCCTAGCTAATGCTCAAATTGCACTTTTAGTTCTAGATGCAGCTGAGGGGTTTAACGAATTAGATGAGCGTATCGCAGGACTTGCTGCTAAACATTGCTTAGGTGTGATTATCGTGCTTAATAAATGGGATAAAAGCGAGCTTGATTTTGATAAAACTTTAAAAGAATTAAAACTAGATCGTTTTAAATTTCTAGCTTATGCACCTGTTGTAAGTGTATCGGCTTTAAGTGGAAAAAGAGTACATGTGCTTTTAGATAAAATTTTAGAAGTTTTTGCAAATTTCACGCAAAAAATTCCAACAGCAAAATTAAATGCTTTAGTAGAAGAGGCCACAAGAGCACACCCATTACCTCATGATTATGGAAAACTAGTTAAGATATACTATGCTGTGCAGTATGACTTAGCACCTCCAAAAATAGCTCTAATCATGAATAGACCAAAAGCCTTGCATTTTAGTTATAAACGCTATTTACAAAATCAAATCAGAAAACAATTTAATTTTGAAGGTGTTCCTTTGATTTTAGCTTCAAGAAAAAAAGGTAGCAAAGATGAGCAAGAAGGATAA